Proteins encoded in a region of the Sander lucioperca isolate FBNREF2018 chromosome 4, SLUC_FBN_1.2, whole genome shotgun sequence genome:
- the lcorl gene encoding ligand-dependent nuclear receptor corepressor-like protein isoform X3 has product MATVQCPNCTAERKGFRRELDSWRHKLIHCVGFESILEGIYGTLLLRDLNLFDDCEPEEVDDWSPETSCSQCSFCNLPLDKLSSDQVPAATSPLSSPSDYSPCQAPALSESSQSAHRFLQAVFNKKDVSPGCDSNIPRVAQELMKKMIHQFALEYASKCLLHTSTNGVTTRTSSPLSETSDAPLDLTVSRTGEEKESESDPDGVLDLSNRNSACLATSSTSSNHKASGRQRRQKEEYIERSLELSEGLLSKALKDIRSGRLQEQRAALLYGIPIHTLQQGLDGWAEGRRGMLHQLAPGIRDEVTSYNVMSSMLGGEARLVLQKVAAWAERAEIGGTADENGDLSFPSSSPTIYQPSGLQKTLPQSFFQLRDALQPPPSPTSSLEPLTSLRIPQVRSMSDHNRSIPAENGSMAENLLQRTSSMEGAASSSTATGRPSSLFKLRPPFLQHGCPGSANQSPHRLGPRGSSLDDSEDGGRDKDKQPRKKRGRYRQYDHELLEEAITMVMAGRMSVSKAQGVYGVPHSTLEYKVKERTGTLKNPPKKKSANFCSSNSNSSCSGTMTGSINSGTLASAADAKMF; this is encoded by the exons ACTGTGAACCTGAAGAGGTGGATGACTGGTCTCCAGAAACAAGTTGCTCTCAATGTTCATTCTGCAACCTTCCCCTGGACAAACTCAGCAGT GATCAAGTACCTGCAGCCACGTCgcccctctcctccccctctgacTACTCTCCCTGTCAGGCTCCAGCCCTCTCTGAGAGCAGCCAATCAGCGCACAGGTTCCTCCAAGCTGTGTTTAACAAGAAAG ATGTGTCCCCAGGCTGTGATTCCAACATCCCTCGGGTTGCCCAGGAGCTAATGAAGAAGATGATACATCAGTTTGCCTTGGAGTACGCGTCCAAGTGCCTACTCCACACTAGTACAAATGGTGTTACAACAAGGACCTCATCACCGTTGTCAGAAACATCAGATGCCCCTCTGGACCTCACAGTGAGCCGAACTGGGGAGGAAAAAGAGAGTGAAAGTGACCCAG ATGGCGTGCTCGACCTCTCCAACAGGAACTCGGCCTGCTTAGCAACTTCATCAACATCATCTAATCACAAGGCCTCAGG GAGGCAGCGCAGGCAGAAGGAGGAGTACATTGAGAGGAGCTTGGAGCTGTCTGAGGGGTTGCTGTCCAAGGCCTTGAAGGATATACGTTCAGGGAGGCTGCAGGAGCAGCGGGCCGCATTGCTTTATGGAATTCCCATTCACACCCTGCAACAAGGTCTGGACGGCTGGGCTGAGGGAAGGCGGGGGATGCTGCATCAACTTGCACCAGGAATCAGGGATGAAGTTACATCATACAATGTGATGTCATCAATGTTGGGCGGTGAAGCCCGTCTTGTTCTGCAGAAGGTGGCGGCGTGGGCAGAGAGGGCAGAAATTGGGGGAACTGCAGACGAGAATGGAGACTTGAGTTTCCCTTCAAGCTCTCCTACCATTTATCAGCCGAGTGGTCTACAGAAAACCCTCCCCCAGTCTTTTTTCCAGCTCAGGGATGCTCTCCAGCCCCCACCAAGCCCCACTTCTAGTCTGGAGCCACTCACGTCCCTGCGTATTCCTCAGGTCCGTTCCATGTCTGACCATAACAGGTCGATCCCAGCAGAGAATGGCAGCATGGCTGAAAACCTACTTCAACGTACCTCATCAATGGAGGGTGCCGCCAGTTCATCGACAGCTACTGGGAGACCTTCGTCTCTCTTCAAACTCAGACCTCCTTTCTTACAACATGGCTGTCCAGGCAGTGCCAACCAGTCTCCTCATCGCCTGGGACCACGCGGTTCCTCACTGGATGATTCAGAAGACGGTGGCCGGGATAAAGACAAGCAACCAAGAAAGAAACGTGGGAGATACCGCCAGTATGACCACGAACTGTTGGAGGAGGCCATCACTATGGTGATGGCAGGGCGCATGAGTGTGTCCAAGGCCCAGGGGGTTTATGGGGTGCCCCACAGCACACTGGAATACAAAGTCAAAGAGCGTACTGGAACACTGAAGAACCCACCCAAGAAGAAGTCTGCCAACTTTTGTTCATCCAATTCCAACTCGTCTTGTTCTGGTACCATGACCGGTTCCATTAACTCAGGGACTCTTGCCTCAGCTGCTGACGCAAAGATGTTCTAG